The DNA window AGGTTGAATTAGTACATGTTCCTAGAGAGGAAAATTGGGAGGCCGATGAATTATCACAGCTAGCATCTGGCCTACGTCTGTCGGAGGAGTTAACCCAGCGACTAGTAATGGTACAAAGAAAAACTCacccttcaatttttaaaagaggAGTACAACtagatattttcaatattgatGATAACTTAGTACAGGATTGGAGGAGAGATATTAAAAAGTACCTGGAGAATCCTAGCAAGAAGATGATGTATAAAGTAAGAGTGAGAGCTGTTAACTATGTGCTCATAGAAGATGTTTTATACAGAAGAGGATTCGACAACCTATTGCTAAGATGCCTTAGAACTACAGAGGCACTAGAGGTCATGAAACAAACTCATGAGGGAGTTTGTGGAGCACATCAATCTGGAGTGAAAACGAGATGGCTGATCCGAAGACATGGTTACTTCTGGCCATCTATCCTAAAAGATTGCATGACTTTTGCAAAGGGTTGCCAATCGCGCCAAAGGTATGGAAACATACAAAGACTTCCAGCTGCTGAGTTGAAGTCTGTCATCAAACCATGGCCATTCAGAGGTTGGGCCATAAATTTGATAGGTAAAATATATCCTTCATCTTCTAAAAATCACAGTTTCATAATTGTAGCTACTGATTATTTTACCAAATGGGTAGTCGCTAAGCCATTGGTAAAAGCAGAGCAAAAAgatgttattaaatttattaaagaggAAATTATTCATCAATTTGGAATTCCATAATCAGTAACTACTGACCAGGGCACAATGTTCACTGGTAAGGAGATGCAAGAATTCGCCActgattatggaataaaattattgacCTCTACACCTTATTATGCTCAGGCCAATGGCCAAGCTGAatcttctaataaaattatcatcaaCATAGTTCAAAAAATGTTGGAAGAAAATCTGAAGGATTGGCATCGAATTTTATCAAAAGCACTCTGGGCATATCGCACCTCTAGGCGAAATGCTACTGGAGTAAGTCCATTTATGCTAACCTATGGTCATGATGCAGTGTTACCCATGGAGGTGGTGGTGAGGTCATTGAGAGTAGCTAAGCAGAATCATTTGACTTCAGAAGATTACAATGAAACCATGATGATGGAGTTAGAAAATCTAGAAGAAGGGAGACTTCAGGCTTTAAACAATATGATTATACAGAAGAAGAAAGTCTCCAGAAGCTACAACAAGAAAGTTAGACCTAAGACATTTCAAGAAGATGAGCTAGTATGGAAGTTGATCTTACCCCCTGGTACTAAAGATAGAGAATATGGGAAATGGTCTACTAATTGGGAAGGGCCATTCTTAGTTCACAAGGTGATGAAGGGGAATGCATACTGGATATCAAGTTTAGAGGGTGAGcctcataaaaaatttattaatggaaAGTACTTGAAGAAATACACTCCCACCATCTGGGAGAAATACAACTTAGAGATGActtaatggcttttagccatacaTGTACTGCAGATTATGTAAGTTGTTTTAGTAATATCAGTACATGAGTTGTAACATTGTGGCTTTTAGCCGAGTGTATTATCAGATTTTTAGGAGTTTGGCTATTTTGGCTAAACCTGTACTTTTTCATTAACTTATGGATTTTGGCACAAGTTGTAAtgtaatggcttttagccatttttgataattaaaattctaaagttTGGCTACTTTAGCTAAATTGGTGAGACTAAAATTAATTCCAGAAGTTTGTTCTAGAAGTTGACTTCTAAAAGTTGATTCCTAGAAGTTCAAGTTGACTGTTAAGTTGACCCTCTAGAAGTTGATTTCAAGAGTTGACTGTCAAAGGTGGAAAGTAATCTAGCCACCACctagaaataataaaagaaatatgggAAATGGTCACTTAACCTTGGAATGGACTTTCAAGGTTGCCATGAGATTAGTAGGAAGATTCATAGAAGTCCATAGGAGGAAGGGGAAAGGATAAGTGATagaactttaatttgtttttccaCTATCCTAGTGTCAAACTCCTACTATAAACAGTTTATAAGGTCTCTATTCCTCTAAGACTTCTTAAACTTTGGCTAACTAAGCTAAAGGGATAAAAATTCAACAACATTCAACAGCAAACAAAAACGGCCCTGTAATGCAATGCATGGCTGTAAATGACATATGTGATTTGTTCGTGAAACAAGTCCTGGTATGGACATCACATCACTACACAAGTATATGGCTAAAGCCATCTTCATACCAGGAACATAAACACATAGTGAAAATGCAATGCATGGCTGTACCTGTAAGTGAATCTTGGTGTGGAACACAACAAGCAAACAAATGGCTGGAGAGCCATCTTCACACCAAGACATTTGAAGTTTAGAAAGTACCTGAATGGCGTCTCTGTAATGCAATGCATGTACAAGTGTATAGGTGCAGGTGTACGTATCACGAAGCAAGTACTGGCCAAAAGGCCGTGTAAGCAAAAATGTCCtgttatataaaaagaaaattcaaaagcCAAAAGCAAAGTCTTTTGGTTCAACAAAAGTCACCAATTCTAAAGTTAAACTACATAACACAGttcatatacaaaataaaaaaaaaatcatcaaggAGCTGTGGTGTTGGTGGAGGTGCAGGAAGCCAACATTGGAGTAGGTGAAGAATCTGAGAAAAGGCCTTGCAACTTGCTCCACCTCGATTGGAAAACAACTTTGTCTTGACGAGCCTTAGCACAATTTTGTACCCATGAAACCATGTCATTTTTCTTCTCTTGAATGGTAGTATGAAGAGGCTGGAGTTGGGAGTTGATTCCTTGATATTCCTCGGCTAGAAGCTTGCCTTCCACCACAAGATCAAGCTGCTTACTCTTTAAAGCTAGAATAGCAGTTTCCAGTTGCTCAATCTCCTTTTCAAAGGCCTCACCACTAGCTTCTAGATCTCGTAGTTTTTGAGCCACTTCTTGCCTTTTAGATCCCAAAGATAAATACCTGGCGTTATCTGCTTTTGAAGATTTCAACTTGGGGAGGTCATTTGACTCGATCTCAACACAAGACCTCCACAAGTTGAGCGAGCCCAGAATATCTTTCTCTACTTCATCAGTGACAACAGAGTCAGGAACAAGGCGTAGAATATGGAGAGAGGAAATGAGATCTTCCTTCTGGGAATCTGTAACAATAGAAATGTGCTGGCCGAGGACATGCTTGACTAAAGAAACAGCTCTCTCGACGTCAGCCGGCAAAGGGACAAAAGAAACACTAGCTTCCGGGGTGCTCATCTCGTCCAAGAAGCTTAAATCTACCAGGTCTTGGTCTTCTGCTATTATCGAAGAAAGTTTCTTAATTTGCGATAAAGGTTCCTGAAGAAGAATTTGAAGAAAGGTTAATATCCAACCAAAAGTATAATAAAAACTTATCTTAACAAACTTAGAGATTTACCTCGGATTCGGTGGAGGTAGCAGAATCTTTTTCAGAGGCTGACTTGGAGCCTTTGGAGACAGACTCAGAAGCTGACTTGGAGCCTTTAGAAGTTGGCTCAGAGGCTGACCTAGAGCCTTTAGAAGCAGACTTTGACCTAGAGCCTTTAGAAGCAGACTCTGACTTGGAGCCTTTAGAAGTTGGCTCAGAGGCTGACTTAGAGCCTTTAGAAGTTGACTCAGAGGCTGACTTGGAGCATTGCTCCGCTGAATGCTCCATACCTGAGAAGATTTCAATGAAATGAGCTAGGTAATTATGATAGATAATAAAGACCAAGAAAGATGGTTACCTTGTGTGTCAAGGACTCCATCATCCTCTGTATCCATGGCCGCCTCGGAATCAACATCTAGCGTTGTTTCTTCTGTATGAGCGGCTTCtgtaaaaaaaaagtcaatgtCAAATGGATGAAACATATTAAGCATAAGAAGCAAAGTGAAAGAGATTTACCGTGAAGTAGGTCCGGAAGTTGATCATCCTCTGAATCATCTTCCAAGACCACAGTCTCAGGAGGTCCAGCATGTCGTTTTTTGGCTAATTTGAGGAGTCTCCCTGACTGCCTAGTCTTAGGCATTTCTGTCCTCTCAAAAGACGAATCCGAAGAAGTGTCACGACTCTTCCTTTTAGTTTGTGTCTTAGGCAATTCCGTCTTCTCAAAAGATGACTCTGAAGAGGTGTTGCGATTCTTTTTCTTAGCCTGTTTCTTAGGCTTGCTCACTGGAGTAGGCCTTTGAGGAGGTTGAACTAGAAGCCTTGCTTCTTTCCCTATAAAGGTATAAAGAATTAGAGGTAGAAAACAAATAGAAGACAAGTTAAAAAGATGAAGTCGTTACCTGCGTTTTTGGACAGAATGAGTTGAAACCGCTCGTCCCACCAAGAGGCAAAGTCATATGGAATCAAATTCTCCACCACAGGACAACGATAATAACCATATACCTTGACAAGCTGCTCTACAATAGATCTTGTCCACTCACCATCATGTTGTTCAAGGTAAGGATGAATTTGAGAAAGGTTAAGCCCAAACTGCCTACCCCAAAGGCTACTCATGTACAACTTTGACACACAATGTTGGCTAGAAGCACGAGTAGAGAAGGCTTGAGACCCTCCCAAAAATAACATCCTAGAGGTAGTAAAGGCACAAAAGAGCTTTCTTTTGATAAGGAGGAGCGTACTTGGCTTTCCTGAGAAAATGTCCATCCACTGAGGAATATATGAGTGATGATCAAAAACGGACAAAGTCGAGGTTTCCCTAGATGTGCGTTCAACAAGAAAATCAAAGACAGCGGTCTCCCCAAAACAACACTTGACTGCCAAAAGATCCACAATAGGAGTGCACAAGGTACCTACCGCTACACCCATTAGCTCTGAGAAGTAGGTAAAAATCCACAACTGTAGCAACCACACATGACCATCTAACTTGGCCAAGAGGTGAGTAGTAACAGACTGCTCAAAAGCATAGTAGAGGGCGCCTAACAACACAGGCCCCAAAGCCACAAAAGTCCCGTTGGCTAGATTACTTGCAAGCTTCCAATATTCCTTGGTAGGAGTGCCAGAGGAGGGGCACATGATGAACTTGCATATTAGGACCCATAGAAACTCGGTATGTTCTTCTAAAGAAGGAGGTGTTGTTAAGACACTCCACTTGGAAACACACGCCGGGTAACTCGGACAAATTGGGTAGGAATAGAGGTCTTTCGTCTCTACCTCAAATAGACAAGGGGCGTCAAATCCAATAACCGGAAGGCCGGTGAGCATGAAGACATCTTTTAAAGTAACTGACATCGGGCcgaaaggaaaaataaaagaattggcTGAACTACTCCAATAGCGAAGAAAAGATCAGCACATACCCGCATTCAGCTCAATATGTCTATCGCTTATCTCTATCAGCTGGAGTAAACCCAATCTCCGCCAATCCCTCTGGAAGTAAGGACGAGCCACCCAATCCGTCCATCTAGGAGGCTGATGAGGCCATGACTTAATGGCGGAAGTAATATCAGAAGCCCCTGTCACTTCACAATCCCATACTAATACGTCGCTCGCATGCATAGGGTAGGGAGGAGCTTCTGGAATAGTTTTACTGCCAATGCCCTGGATGATGAGACCCTTTTTCAAAAGGGGAGTTAAAGAGGTGTCCCTGCAGAGAGAACAATAGTTTTGAATAAACAAGACTAAGATGAAAATCGGTTAAACAATCTCTAGTACAAAACTTACTGGAAGGTGACATAAGGTGGAAAAGGAGCAATGGCTGATGGATCCAGAATTTGTCTATAGAACTCCTGAAAGAAAGAAGCATTTGCTCACAACATGAAACCCAATCTCAAAAAGAAAAGGGGAGTTAATCATGATATACCTTTTCAATAGCATCCTTTCGGCCAGGAATCCCCACTAGGAGAGGAGAAATAGGGACACCCACAACCCTACTGACTGGTGCCGTAGGAGGTATCCCGAAACCTGTAAGTGCAAatttgaattttcatatacattttcaaaattggctaaaacagaagaaaaagaaattggtttttgcaaattctcaaaataaaataaacataaatcaaTCACTTAGCCAATTTGAGTTTTTAAATGGTTGAAGTAAAGCCAAAACAGACATGGTTCAAGTAGAATATCAAAATTTAGGCCTAAAAAGTCGTAGGGCCTTAAATGTTCATTAAACTTGACCACCTAGAAATTTGACTTCTAAAGGCTTAGAATATTCTATCTAATGGCCTGAAGAATTTACAAGTTCCTAGTAGTATTATTGGTATCCTAAACCATTAAAATAAAACCTGCATCAAAATTCACACTaaccaatccaatcacaaaagtTAATACAGTGGTTTACCTTTGCCTGGAGGAGAAGAGGTGGATGATATAGCAAAAGGGTTGGAGGCCGGCTTTTGAGCCGCGAAGTCAGAGAAGGTGGTAGCTACCAACTTAGGAGAACCTGCAAATATCAAGATACAGATGTATTCAACCATCCAGAAGACAAAATGCATCGAAAGTCCTAAAGATCAATTCTTACCCATTGATAGGGTTACAGTTTGTTGCAAAGGTTTGGTCATTACATTGGATTGGAAGGGTGGTGAAAATAAAGTACCATCAGCTAGATAAAGGACCAACGGCTCTTTAGAAGCCGAAGCAAGGTCTGAAATTAATGCCAAACACTATTAAGCAATTGATCTAAATGGTTCTTGGCACTaagttaaaattttgaataattgaaTTTAGGTGTTTTAGCATTGAATTCAATGTTaagcaattaaattcaaattgtttAAGTTTGAAGTGCCTAAGCAAAAATCACAATCTTAGGTAAAACAAAAAGGATCAAGCATCACATCACAGTAGCTAAATCCTAGGAGTTTGATTTCAAAAGAAATTTACCTGAGGTGTTGGTTGGCGGAAAACCAGAAGTTGTTGCCTTTGAAATCGTCAAGCCAGAAGTTTGTGTCTTAGAACTAAAGGCAGGTGTAGTAGCTACAATTTCCGCCACCAAACTAGTCGGCAAACCACCATCTATAGAAGTAGCAAACAAAGTCAAGATCACAAATGCTAAAATCATTGGCATTTAAAGTTCAAATGTCGACATTGAATCATTAGCATTTAAAGTTCAAATGTTGACATTGAATTAAATTCATGCAATTGAAATTTCAAATATCGACATTGAATTGAATTTGAACAatttaaactcaaaatgtcGACACTAACTGAATtttgacaaataaattaaagtacTAATGAACTAGTTAATTAAAACTAACtagtttattaaaaatcaaaaaaatgaggAGAGAAAGACTTACCTGCTGCCGGAGTATGACCGCCGAGTTGCTGCTGCTGGTCGCCGGAAGCAGCTGCCGAGTTGCTAGGAACGGACAGAGAAGAACTCCCTGCCATTTTTTCCACCGCCACGAAGGAGATGGCCGCTGGAACGCTGCTGCTGGCCGTTAGATCTTCAGCATTGCCGGACTGCTGCAGGGAAGAGACGCCGAACTGCTGCTGGTTGGAGCCACCGGAACTGCCAACTACTGCTGGCAAAAAAGGAGCAGCTACAGCTGCTATTGACGGTGAAACTGAGCTACTGTCAGCTGCTGCCGTTGACTGCTGCCGTTGTTGAAAGATGCCACCGCTGCTGCTAGGAACCAGAAAAGGCACTGCTGCCGGTGGTGAGATGTCATGCGTGGGAGAACAGATGGAAGATGGCGTGGAGCTGCTGTCCACTCCGACGGTTGTGGTGGACGGCTGAGTTGCAGCGGCCGGCGAAGGTGGCAAAGGCGCAGGAACGGCCACCAAGAGTTGTCGCACGCCGTGAGAAGAAGAGCTGGGCGTTGGCGAGGAGGAGTTACCGACGGTTGGCAGTTCGGTCACGGACGACGGCGGGTTGCTGCGCGCCAGTGATAATGGGGTGGCCGGCCTTTGCTCCTTTTCCTCAACTAAATTTTTGTCAATTGGTGATGAAGGAGAAGGtgaatcaattttaattttggaacTAGGGTTTTGTGCCATGGTTttagaggaagaagatgaattaAAATCTTTTTGATTTTCTAAAACCTTTTCACATacttttgaaacatttgaaacCATGTTTTCTAGAGGATTTTCACCCTTCCATAAATCTTTATCAATTCAGAAAATAAAACCTTAGGCCTAACCATTGTGaaagctaaaattttaaattttggctaaaagaaatatatataaatggctttatttctaaaaagccaattatatagggggcattgtttacaccaaaattaaaaatatggctaaaAAGCCATAAAAAGCCCGTattctttttcaaaagataaaaagagTACTGTGAATAATTGGCCTAAAGTAATTTCCAAAAGTTGATTTCTAGAAGTTAACCATTTTTTGCCAGAAGTTGATTTCCAAAAGTTGATTTCTAGAAGTTAACTATTTTTTGCCAtaagttgatttctaaaggttgacTAATTTTGACCTAGAGGTTGATTTCTAGAAGTTGAgttctaaaggttgatttctaaaggttggtttcTAGAGGTTGAAATCAAAAAGGTCAAAGTCCATTTGCAGAAGATTAAGCTCAAATTTGAGATGggccattaaatattaatttaaatggccCACAAGCCCAAAAAGTCCATTccagaagaaaagaagttaaaaagcacGTGCAGCAGAAACAAGACACGATTGACAGTTCCTGAAGATggggaagaacgtgtgcagttggtACGTGAAGCAGCAGTTTTCAAATAATgaagctataaataagagaagagcagccaatttgcaacccccgatcaaatccaacaaaaaccagcccaaaggcaaaaacactcaacacttagcattctcaattttcttcaatcagtaaagaactttacgattgaacttctgcaatttctactcaaacacttgtattttcatttcattcaattagtaaacatatttacagttgaatttctttgttttagcattacttgattggagtacttgttataaggttaaccaaaccccaatcgctcatttaagaagttaagttacattttggaatccgcttcctggcacgcccgcatttcacacgcttgttgttacaaacgcaaaacgccagtaacagatatatatataactttgtGATACTTTACCGAATCTTCTTGTATTAGGGAATCGTAAACTAATAGAACGATAGTGCTGATAAcgtgttataaatttaatgataatacTGATAATGCTTATGGACTAAACTAATTAGTAATTAGTGAATACTTTAATAACACGACAAAAGAGCAAATATTTGAGAGGATTTTTTACTTCTTTGATAAATATTTTCACTTGTAATATTTACATGAAGCGGtatctatttataggcaatttcACCCATCATGTAATTAATGCATTTGCATGAATGTCAATATTGAGGGTTGAAATTTTTATCCAAATTAGATAGGTAGTAACTTTGCATTTGTCATTCataatttttacatattattcaTAACAATTTTGCTCTTATAATATTTACAGATTCAAgtcaaacttttttaaaattttattttatttaaataaaaaattataatttattttatctattatttaGAATACGTATTTGTATTGTAGTATATGTTATTGTTTATATTCAttcttagtttatttttatatgtttttatttacgtattttttatattgtttttatttatgtatttttcatataataaCTTCAACAGTTATACACACACATTGTATTTACAACGACCGTAAATTTGTTCAAGTTTATTTGATTCTATCACCATTTCATTTACAATAGTCATACATTTGTgaagtttaaattattttaaattctttgaaaaaaaaattattttaaattcatatgTTAGTAagatttatattaaatgttttttttttgaataagatttatattaaattaatcgaGATTTATTAACAACCCTTTAAAATCTAAAACTAAAAATCTAATATTTGAAAAGGCTCATATAAGGAGTTTATAACACATTTAATACACAaaatggaaaataaataaattattttaattgtttttatttttaaattttgttgatataaatttttttgaataaaataattatataatgttAAAACGTTAATGAAATAACTTaagttttttgaaaataatgtctaattatttttatatctaaaattatatttaatttttgtttagaaATCCAAAAAAGTTTAGACTTTGAAACATTCAAGTAATTATTAGAATTtcgaattttatttataaatttgatcattcattaaaaaaacattaataaattatCCAATTGCCTTCTGGCGATTTAATTGGTTAGAATTAGTAAACTTATAATAAATCAACCCTCTCAATTATTA is part of the Mercurialis annua linkage group LG3, ddMerAnnu1.2, whole genome shotgun sequence genome and encodes:
- the LOC126672295 gene encoding uncharacterized protein LOC126672295, which codes for MFTGKEMQEFATDYGIKLLTSTPYYAQANGQAESSNKIIINIVQKMLEENLKDWHRILSKALWAYRTSRRNATGVSPFMLTYGHDAVLPMEVVVRSLRVAKQNHLTSEDYNETMMMELENLEEGRLQALNNMIIQKKKVSRSYNKKVRPKTFQEDELVWKLILPPGTKDREYGKWSTNWEGPFLVHKVMKGNAYWISSLEGEPHKKFINGKYLKKYTPTIWEKYNLEMT